One Candidatus Schekmanbacteria bacterium DNA segment encodes these proteins:
- a CDS encoding GAF domain-containing protein, which produces MKTYDTMTREELEDLLKFYKDLYDFSPLSYASLDENGYIKEINWVGSAMLGIDREHLNEHPFSQHICESDNEKFNDALEECFRKGEKITVEIELPIKGGESINAQILMVPVQDIDGKTLCRTAITDITERKIAEAHNAKRLKLAHLGAEIGVALNHGSSLQKMLQKCTETIVYYLEAAFARIWTFNEDENMLELQASAGMYTHIDGEHSRIPVNSRYKLGFIALSREPHLTNNVIGDPQIKDQEWAKIEGMVAFAGYPLIVDNSLVGVMAMFSRRPFEDFALKALGSIANNVALGIKRKQADEELKKVFIELSDSLQHLNTLSGMLPVCQSCKKIRDQNGKWNELETYVKEKMKSDLAPVLCPECEKNWQSD; this is translated from the coding sequence ATGAAGACTTACGATACAATGACAAGAGAAGAACTTGAGGATTTACTGAAATTCTATAAGGATCTCTACGATTTTTCACCATTAAGCTATGCCAGCCTTGATGAGAATGGATATATTAAAGAGATTAACTGGGTTGGTTCTGCGATGCTCGGAATTGACAGGGAACATCTTAACGAACATCCTTTTTCCCAGCATATATGTGAAAGTGACAACGAGAAATTTAATGATGCGCTGGAAGAATGCTTCAGAAAAGGAGAAAAAATTACGGTTGAAATCGAACTCCCCATAAAAGGAGGGGAATCAATCAATGCCCAGATTCTCATGGTGCCGGTTCAGGATATTGATGGAAAGACTCTCTGCAGGACAGCAATTACAGATATCACCGAGCGCAAAATAGCAGAAGCTCACAACGCCAAGAGGTTAAAACTTGCCCATTTGGGTGCTGAGATCGGGGTTGCGCTGAATCATGGGTCTTCTCTTCAGAAAATGCTGCAAAAGTGTACGGAAACGATAGTCTATTACCTTGAAGCAGCGTTCGCGCGTATCTGGACATTTAATGAAGACGAAAACATGCTCGAATTGCAGGCAAGCGCCGGAATGTACACGCATATAGATGGAGAGCACAGCAGAATACCTGTAAACAGCAGATATAAACTCGGATTTATAGCGCTTTCCCGCGAACCGCATCTAACTAACAATGTGATCGGGGATCCGCAGATCAAAGATCAGGAATGGGCAAAAATAGAAGGTATGGTCGCATTTGCAGGTTATCCTCTAATAGTTGATAATTCCCTTGTAGGCGTTATGGCGATGTTTTCCCGCAGACCTTTTGAGGATTTTGCCCTTAAGGCACTTGGCTCTATTGCGAACAACGTAGCCCTCGGGATTAAGAGAAAGCAGGCTGATGAAGAGTTGAAAAAAGTCTTTATTGAACTAAGTGATTCACTCCAGCATTTAAACACATTGAGCGGTATGCTTCCTGTATGTCAGTCCTGTAAAAAAATACGCGATCAAAATGGAAAATGGAATGAACTTGAAACATACGTGAAAGAAAAAATGAAATCAGATCTTGCTCCTGTTCTTTGTCCTGAATGTGAAAAAAACTGGCAATCTGATTAA
- a CDS encoding aldehyde ferredoxin oxidoreductase family protein: MSINGWRGKRIRFNLTKGTWDVEETPYEYRRKWLGGRGYNSEVLYNNVPVDVDPLSPENVVCLGVGPLSGTFGPSTGRVTVTAKSPLTGGFGDSNMGGHWGAELKYAGYEQIILTGKAPKPSYIWIDDDKIEIRDGSHIWGKFPRDADAIIKEELGDKDIHIVTIGPAGENLVRFACTFNDCYRAAGRTGHGAVIGSKNIKAIAVRGTSGVKIAKPEEYYKICSDWRETMRTDPMAQGLFNFGSLILIMPCNYEMGWFPWKNLKYGYHPDARNISGEVWAKKHLRHKEGCFSCAICCGIVSEVREGKYAGDYTGGPEYEAAVPTGPRVGIIDSETTLHNAMLTNNYGMDAIEAGASISWAMECWEHGLLTSKDTGGIDLTWGNQEAVEQLLHDMTYRKGFGDILADGPWRASMKLGLGEEYLTVTRGMSLPGDDPRGLGFGYGLSFAVGTRGGCDHLRSLCCLELSGYLYPGLNMKIVGTEECSKPLTTIGKPKMVYWEENQKAFVDCLQVCCFNTHWSYGCRNEHLIPMINAVTGLDFTEEELMTIGERIYNLERAYWSKMLSGKHEDTVPKRFTHEPMPENPAASSGKVLPLDEMLPEYYRLRQYEPETGFPGDKRLRELGLEDIAEELKPYRKKYIDLHEGKKGAKPQQQPKKGK, translated from the coding sequence ATGTCAATAAATGGATGGAGAGGTAAAAGGATTCGTTTCAACCTTACAAAAGGGACCTGGGATGTAGAAGAGACTCCTTATGAATACAGGAGAAAATGGCTGGGCGGCAGGGGATATAACTCTGAAGTGCTTTACAATAATGTCCCTGTTGATGTTGACCCGCTTTCACCTGAAAACGTAGTATGTCTTGGCGTTGGTCCGCTTTCAGGAACATTCGGACCTTCAACAGGCCGAGTGACAGTAACCGCAAAGTCACCTTTGACCGGCGGGTTTGGTGATTCCAATATGGGCGGTCACTGGGGCGCAGAGTTAAAATATGCAGGCTACGAGCAGATAATATTGACCGGCAAGGCTCCAAAGCCGTCATACATCTGGATAGACGATGACAAGATAGAAATAAGGGATGGCTCTCACATCTGGGGGAAATTCCCTCGTGATGCTGATGCCATAATTAAAGAAGAGCTTGGCGACAAAGATATCCATATCGTTACAATAGGACCAGCCGGAGAAAATCTTGTACGTTTTGCATGCACCTTCAATGACTGTTACAGGGCGGCAGGAAGAACAGGACACGGCGCGGTAATAGGCTCAAAGAACATAAAGGCAATCGCTGTGCGCGGAACAAGCGGAGTAAAGATTGCAAAGCCTGAAGAATATTACAAGATATGCAGTGACTGGCGCGAGACAATGCGTACAGATCCGATGGCACAGGGGTTGTTCAACTTCGGCAGTCTCATCCTCATCATGCCCTGCAACTATGAGATGGGCTGGTTCCCGTGGAAGAACCTTAAATACGGATATCATCCGGATGCAAGGAACATATCCGGAGAGGTATGGGCAAAGAAACACTTAAGGCACAAGGAAGGTTGTTTCTCCTGCGCAATCTGCTGCGGAATAGTTTCCGAAGTAAGAGAAGGAAAATATGCCGGCGACTACACAGGCGGACCGGAATACGAGGCAGCGGTTCCGACAGGACCGAGGGTCGGTATCATTGATTCTGAAACAACATTGCACAATGCCATGCTTACAAACAACTACGGCATGGATGCAATCGAAGCCGGAGCTTCAATAAGCTGGGCTATGGAATGCTGGGAACACGGGTTGCTCACATCAAAAGACACCGGCGGCATAGATCTTACATGGGGTAATCAGGAAGCCGTTGAACAGCTCCTCCATGACATGACATACAGGAAAGGCTTCGGCGACATACTTGCCGACGGTCCATGGAGAGCTTCAATGAAGCTGGGTCTTGGCGAGGAATACCTCACCGTGACAAGAGGAATGAGTCTTCCCGGCGATGACCCAAGGGGACTTGGTTTCGGTTACGGATTGAGCTTTGCAGTTGGAACAAGGGGCGGCTGCGACCACCTTCGTTCACTCTGCTGCCTTGAGCTCTCAGGCTACCTCTATCCGGGACTCAACATGAAGATAGTAGGGACAGAGGAATGTTCGAAGCCTCTTACCACAATAGGCAAACCCAAGATGGTTTACTGGGAAGAAAACCAGAAGGCCTTTGTTGACTGCCTGCAGGTATGCTGCTTCAACACCCACTGGTCATATGGGTGCAGAAATGAGCACCTTATCCCAATGATAAATGCAGTTACGGGTCTTGATTTTACAGAAGAAGAGCTGATGACCATAGGCGAAAGGATATACAACCTTGAGCGCGCATACTGGTCAAAGATGCTTAGCGGAAAACATGAGGACACTGTTCCGAAGCGCTTTACCCATGAGCCGATGCCTGAAAACCCGGCAGCAAGCTCTGGCAAAGTTCTTCCTTTAGACGAGATGCTTCCGGAATATTACAGGCTGCGCCAGTATGAGCCTGAGACAGGATTCCCGGGAGACAAGAGGTTGAGAGAACTCGGCCTCGAGGATATCGCAGAAGAACTGAAACCTTACAGGAAGAAATACATAGATCTTCATGAAGGGAAAAAGGGAGCGAAACCTCAGCAGCAGCCAAAAAAAGGTAAATAA
- a CDS encoding DUF3365 domain-containing protein encodes MSVNDGGKGVIFKLGTASKARNYLIIISSLLFLVTCVSLYTNLRKAGAEYEALATMTGRTFFKSIVAMRQWNSDHGGVYVVIDEKAQPNPYLEDPLRDITTVDGMKLTKVNPAYMTRFISQYLEKNEGIELHITSLKPLNPSNKADFWEEEALRKFEKGNSEESGKVLYEGTEFFRYMAPLVTKESCLQCHAKQGYKIGEVRGGISVSFPYSPYKNAITLRDKKIVINHTLFFFIALIIIWILGRRLVNNISQLQESLVRINKLEGILPICSSCKKIRDNKGEWNQLEIYIKDHSEAEFSHGICPQCAEKLYPDYYKPKKNQ; translated from the coding sequence ATGTCTGTTAATGACGGGGGAAAAGGCGTCATTTTTAAACTTGGAACAGCTTCGAAGGCGAGAAATTATCTTATCATAATTTCATCTCTGCTTTTTCTGGTTACCTGTGTTTCTCTTTACACCAATTTGAGGAAAGCCGGAGCAGAGTACGAAGCGCTGGCAACTATGACAGGACGCACATTTTTCAAGTCTATTGTGGCAATGAGGCAATGGAATTCTGACCATGGAGGGGTCTATGTCGTGATTGATGAGAAGGCACAGCCTAACCCCTACCTTGAAGACCCGCTTAGAGATATTACGACTGTGGATGGAATGAAACTCACCAAGGTAAATCCGGCATATATGACAAGGTTCATTTCCCAATATCTTGAAAAAAACGAGGGGATAGAGCTTCATATTACCAGCTTGAAGCCACTCAACCCTTCAAACAAAGCAGATTTCTGGGAAGAAGAAGCTTTGAGAAAATTTGAAAAGGGAAATAGCGAAGAATCAGGAAAAGTGCTTTATGAGGGGACAGAGTTTTTCCGCTACATGGCACCGCTTGTAACAAAAGAATCATGTTTACAATGCCATGCAAAGCAAGGGTATAAAATTGGGGAAGTCAGGGGAGGGATAAGCGTTTCCTTTCCATATTCTCCCTATAAAAATGCGATTACCCTTCGTGATAAAAAAATTGTTATTAACCACACTTTGTTCTTTTTTATAGCTTTGATAATAATCTGGATTTTAGGCAGAAGGCTGGTAAATAACATCTCTCAACTTCAGGAAAGCCTTGTGCGTATAAACAAGCTTGAGGGGATTCTGCCAATATGTTCTTCCTGCAAGAAAATCCGCGATAATAAAGGCGAATGGAACCAGCTTGAAATATACATAAAAGATCATTCAGAAGCTGAATTCAGCCACGGGATTTGTCCTCAATGCGCAGAAAAACTCTATCCTGATTACTACAAACCTAAAAAAAATCAGTAA
- a CDS encoding response regulator: MNNSVIKILLIEDNPGDVRLIEEMLTESKSSGFALESTDRLSAGLNLLEKKRFDIVLLDLGLPDSQGIYAVLRIIESFPAMPVIVLTGLSDEVVGLEAISKGAQDYLVKGHIESNLLVRSLRYSLERKRIEEEKEKLIKDLRDALGKIKTLSGMLPICASCKKIRDDKGYWNQIESYLRDHSEAEFSHGICPECAEKFYPDYYKGEKK, from the coding sequence ATGAATAATAGCGTAATAAAGATTTTGCTCATTGAAGATAATCCCGGAGATGTAAGGCTTATAGAGGAAATGTTGACGGAGTCAAAGAGTTCTGGTTTTGCTCTTGAATCAACAGATAGGCTTTCGGCGGGTCTTAATCTTCTCGAGAAAAAAAGATTCGATATCGTACTTTTAGACCTCGGTCTTCCTGACAGCCAGGGGATATATGCTGTATTAAGGATAATCGAAAGCTTCCCGGCGATGCCTGTGATTGTCCTTACAGGTCTCTCTGACGAGGTTGTCGGTTTAGAGGCAATTTCAAAAGGCGCACAGGACTATCTTGTAAAAGGTCATATTGAAAGCAATCTGCTTGTTCGTTCTCTCCGCTATTCGCTGGAACGCAAACGTATAGAAGAAGAAAAGGAAAAACTCATTAAAGACCTAAGGGATGCCCTTGGAAAGATCAAGACCTTAAGCGGCATGCTCCCAATTTGTGCCTCCTGCAAGAAAATCAGGGATGACAAAGGCTACTGGAATCAGATTGAATCTTATCTCAGGGACCATTCTGAAGCAGAGTTCAGTCATGGTATTTGTCCTGAATGCGCAGAAAAGTTTTACCCCGACTATTATAAAGGTGAGAAAAAATAA
- a CDS encoding MoaD/ThiS family protein, with the protein MGIFNQLKEPMIKIKCRYYNLTLDVTKKIDEEIVLPDGSTVKQAVDFLIKKYGYKFQQRAILTMDSMQGTVQRANVYLNNHPADYEYDYPDKLETKLKNGDTISFGSLIGGGQKRGTQPF; encoded by the coding sequence GTGGGGATTTTTAATCAGCTCAAAGAACCAATGATAAAAATCAAATGCCGTTATTATAATCTTACCCTTGATGTTACGAAGAAGATTGATGAGGAAATAGTGCTTCCTGACGGTTCAACTGTTAAACAGGCAGTTGATTTTCTCATTAAAAAATATGGCTACAAATTCCAGCAAAGGGCAATTCTCACAATGGATTCCATGCAGGGTACCGTACAAAGGGCCAATGTATATCTAAACAACCACCCTGCTGACTATGAGTACGATTATCCAGACAAACTTGAAACAAAACTAAAAAACGGCGACACCATCTCATTCGGCTCCCTCATTGGCGGTGGACAGAAAAGGGGGACGCAACCCTTTTAA
- a CDS encoding transposase gives MPRISRAVFEGVPYHVTQRGNRREDVFFTDECRKRYLEWLREYSEKYGLKIWAYCLMTNHVHLVVVPMNRNSLENVLHPLHMRYAQYINKRKGWSGHLWQGRFFSSALDESYLWAAVRYVERNPVRSHITKLAEDYKWSSAASHCGIKKDNVMSSDFPPSGIIENWSEWLRESDKQEDTDILKLNTQKGLPCGDLTFISGLEKVLKRTLTFRPPGRPKKVQNDED, from the coding sequence ATGCCAAGGATTTCACGAGCTGTATTTGAAGGAGTTCCCTATCATGTAACGCAACGAGGGAATAGAAGGGAAGATGTTTTTTTTACTGATGAATGCCGCAAGAGATATTTGGAGTGGCTCCGGGAATACTCAGAAAAATACGGATTAAAGATATGGGCATACTGCCTGATGACTAACCATGTCCATCTGGTAGTCGTTCCCATGAACAGAAATTCATTGGAGAATGTATTGCACCCTTTGCATATGCGCTATGCACAATACATTAACAAGAGAAAAGGATGGTCAGGTCATTTATGGCAAGGTAGATTTTTTTCGTCTGCTCTTGATGAAAGTTATCTATGGGCAGCAGTACGTTATGTAGAGCGCAATCCAGTTCGTTCCCATATTACAAAACTTGCGGAGGATTATAAATGGTCAAGCGCTGCGAGTCATTGCGGAATAAAGAAAGACAATGTTATGTCATCTGATTTCCCTCCATCTGGAATAATAGAAAACTGGTCTGAATGGTTACGCGAATCTGATAAACAGGAAGATACAGATATTTTGAAACTGAACACCCAAAAAGGTTTACCCTGTGGGGATTTAACTTTTATTTCTGGGTTGGAAAAAGTATTAAAACGTACTCTAACCTTCCGTCCACCGGGCCGCCCCAAAAAGGTGCAAAATGATGAAGATTAA
- a CDS encoding response regulator encodes MNKIDENVIKILIIEDNPGDIRLIVEMLKEANTFLFEIESADKLSAGFQLLGEKEFDIVLLDLGLPDSQGMNTVTKTVEQFPAIPLIVLTGLFNEALGLEAISKGAQDYLVKGHIESKLLARCIRYAIERKRIEESQKKTEAFVKNIFESMGEGLAVINHDLNILTANKAYGEQLYIPVKEIIGRHCYEATHGRHSPCYETGEKCAAISTFKTGMAHSSIHKHLRSDGSSFDVETNTYPVKDASGKVISIIENVKDISEKIKLEDELRHSQKMEAIGQLSGGVAHDFNNILTAIIGYATILNANIKDNDKMNYCIEQILASSERATNLTQSLLALSRKQIMTPKVINLNDIIQRVQKLLLRLIGENIENKSFFKDEELFIIADEGQLEQILINLAVNAKDAMPRGGLLTINTEMVKLDRKFINIHGYGRIGSYALLSVSDTGIGMDEETKKRIFEPFFTTKEVGKGTGLGLSIVYGIVKQHDGYINVYSEPGKGTTFKIYLPLIEAEKKEEQEIPVSVPLEGGSEVILVGEDDQSVRNIVVKLLEEFGYKVIEAQNGKDAVEKFLENKESIKLVLLDVIMPQKNGVEACEEIREAGYYPECIFMSGYSSDIVRKAGLFDENMSFISKPIRPDNLLRTVRRALNCVKPQQT; translated from the coding sequence ATGAATAAAATTGATGAGAATGTAATAAAGATTCTGATAATAGAAGATAATCCGGGAGATATCAGGCTTATAGTAGAGATGTTAAAGGAAGCAAATACTTTTCTCTTTGAGATAGAGTCAGCGGACAAGCTTTCGGCAGGGTTTCAACTTCTTGGGGAAAAAGAATTTGATATCGTGCTTCTCGACCTCGGTCTTCCAGACAGCCAGGGGATGAATACTGTCACAAAAACTGTAGAACAATTTCCCGCCATTCCTTTAATAGTCCTGACAGGACTTTTCAACGAGGCTTTGGGTTTAGAAGCAATCTCAAAAGGAGCACAGGACTACCTTGTAAAAGGCCATATTGAAAGCAAACTGCTTGCGCGTTGTATCCGTTATGCCATAGAGCGGAAACGTATAGAAGAATCACAGAAGAAAACAGAAGCATTTGTAAAGAACATATTTGAAAGCATGGGAGAAGGGCTTGCTGTCATAAATCATGATTTAAATATCCTTACTGCCAATAAGGCTTACGGCGAACAGCTTTATATTCCTGTAAAAGAGATTATAGGCAGACATTGTTATGAAGCAACGCATGGCAGGCATTCCCCCTGCTATGAAACCGGAGAAAAATGTGCGGCTATCTCTACCTTCAAAACCGGCATGGCTCATTCATCTATACACAAACATTTAAGAAGCGATGGGAGCAGCTTTGATGTTGAGACAAATACATATCCTGTAAAAGACGCATCGGGGAAAGTAATCTCAATCATTGAAAATGTAAAAGATATTTCAGAAAAAATTAAACTTGAAGATGAGCTAAGGCATTCACAGAAAATGGAAGCCATAGGACAGCTTTCCGGGGGAGTAGCTCATGACTTTAACAATATCCTTACTGCCATTATAGGATATGCGACCATATTGAACGCCAATATTAAAGATAATGATAAAATGAATTATTGCATCGAGCAGATATTGGCGTCATCCGAAAGAGCAACAAATTTGACCCAGAGCCTTCTTGCATTGAGCAGGAAACAGATTATGACCCCAAAAGTTATTAACCTTAATGATATAATCCAGAGAGTTCAAAAATTACTGTTAAGACTGATTGGCGAGAATATAGAGAATAAGTCATTTTTTAAAGATGAAGAGTTATTCATAATCGCTGATGAAGGACAATTAGAGCAGATATTGATCAACCTTGCAGTGAATGCAAAAGATGCCATGCCCAGAGGTGGATTGCTTACCATAAACACAGAAATGGTGAAGCTTGACAGAAAATTTATAAATATTCATGGATACGGCAGGATTGGAAGCTATGCCCTTCTATCGGTTTCTGATACAGGCATTGGAATGGATGAAGAAACAAAAAAGCGGATTTTTGAACCTTTTTTTACAACCAAAGAGGTTGGCAAAGGAACAGGCCTGGGGCTCTCAATAGTTTACGGAATAGTTAAACAGCATGACGGATATATAAATGTTTACAGCGAGCCCGGCAAAGGCACTACTTTCAAAATATACCTTCCATTGATCGAGGCAGAAAAAAAGGAAGAGCAGGAGATTCCTGTATCTGTTCCGCTTGAAGGAGGGAGCGAAGTAATACTTGTTGGTGAAGATGATCAAAGTGTAAGGAACATTGTCGTAAAGTTACTTGAAGAATTCGGATATAAGGTTATTGAAGCTCAAAATGGCAAAGATGCAGTAGAAAAATTTCTTGAGAATAAGGAAAGCATAAAACTTGTTCTTCTGGACGTAATAATGCCGCAGAAAAATGGTGTGGAGGCATGCGAAGAAATAAGAGAAGCAGGCTATTATCCTGAATGTATTTTTATGAGCGGGTATAGTTCAGACATAGTTAGGAAGGCAGGTCTCTTTGATGAAAACATGAGTTTTATTTCAAAGCCTATAAGACCGGATAATCTGTTGAGAACTGTGAGAAGAGCCCTTAACTGTGTTAAGCCCCAACAGACCTGA
- a CDS encoding response regulator: MENGNNMIKPIEILLVEDSPGDVRLTQECLREAKVNNRLSIVGDGVEAMAFLRNEGKYVNSPRPELILLDLNLPKKDGREVLSEIKGDANLKRIPVVVLTVSKSEEDILKTYDLHANCYITKPIDFAQFLNVVKCIEEFWLTVVKLPKNGKHE, encoded by the coding sequence ATGGAAAATGGTAACAATATGATAAAACCGATTGAAATACTTTTAGTCGAAGACAGTCCGGGTGATGTGCGTCTAACACAGGAATGTCTAAGGGAGGCAAAGGTCAACAATCGCCTCAGTATTGTAGGTGATGGTGTTGAGGCTATGGCATTCCTTCGAAATGAGGGAAAGTATGTTAATTCCCCGAGACCTGAACTCATACTGCTTGATTTGAACCTGCCAAAAAAGGATGGCAGGGAAGTTCTCTCTGAAATAAAGGGTGATGCTAATCTAAAACGCATCCCTGTAGTTGTTCTTACTGTTTCAAAGTCAGAAGAGGATATTCTTAAAACCTATGATCTCCATGCAAATTGTTACATAACAAAACCTATAGATTTTGCGCAATTTTTAAATGTTGTAAAATGTATAGAGGAATTCTGGCTTACAGTTGTTAAACTTCCAAAAAATGGGAAACATGAATAA
- a CDS encoding 4Fe-4S dicluster domain-containing protein yields the protein MEHQRFIMINPDKCTGCRTCEMACSLYNEKECSPSLSRIRVVRNEAIGDSFPVGCALCSKPVCVEVCPTGANSIDPVMGTGIINEEICVGCKACVRACPFGAAGISYRTGKAFKCNLCNGDPQCVKHCPSNCLEYAPVELTVRHRRRALADDVISKLKGEG from the coding sequence ATGGAACATCAACGTTTTATAATGATTAACCCGGATAAGTGTACCGGTTGCAGGACCTGCGAAATGGCATGTTCTCTTTACAATGAGAAAGAGTGCAGCCCCTCGCTTTCGAGGATTCGCGTGGTTAGAAACGAAGCAATCGGCGACAGTTTCCCGGTAGGTTGTGCCCTTTGCTCAAAGCCGGTCTGTGTTGAAGTTTGCCCTACAGGCGCAAACTCAATAGACCCGGTAATGGGCACCGGTATCATCAACGAAGAGATATGCGTAGGATGCAAGGCATGCGTAAGAGCCTGCCCGTTTGGAGCTGCCGGTATAAGCTATAGGACCGGCAAGGCTTTCAAGTGCAATCTCTGTAACGGCGACCCGCAGTGCGTAAAACACTGTCCGTCAAACTGCCTTGAATATGCACCTGTTGAGCTTACAGTAAGGCACCGCCGCAGGGCGCTTGCTGATGATGTAATCTCTAAGTTGAAAGGGGAGGGCTGA
- a CDS encoding GHKL domain-containing protein: MQSLISDLLAYARIGSKEADLKPVDSEAIIKHAISNLQISIENSGAVITHDSQPTITVDQVQFVQLFQNLIGNAIKFCTDSSPHIHISSEQKENEWLFSVSDNGIGIAPDDTERIFEIFQRLHSTSKYPGTGIGLAICKKIVDRHGGRIWVEAEMGKGSTFYFTIPDKKE; the protein is encoded by the coding sequence ATGCAGTCACTTATAAGCGATCTTCTCGCTTATGCACGGATAGGCTCAAAAGAAGCCGACTTAAAACCTGTTGACTCAGAAGCCATTATCAAACATGCAATATCAAATCTTCAGATTTCCATTGAAAATAGCGGGGCTGTAATAACACACGATAGCCAACCAACAATTACAGTAGACCAGGTTCAGTTTGTTCAATTGTTCCAGAACCTCATTGGCAATGCCATTAAATTTTGCACTGATAGCTCGCCGCATATTCACATCTCATCCGAACAGAAAGAGAACGAGTGGTTATTCTCAGTAAGCGATAACGGGATAGGAATAGCACCGGATGATACTGAACGGATATTTGAGATATTTCAGCGCCTCCACAGCACATCCAAATACCCCGGCACAGGGATAGGGCTTGCAATATGCAAAAAGATTGTAGACCGCCACGGCGGCAGGATATGGGTTGAAGCAGAGATGGGAAAAGGTTCTACTTTTTATTTTACTATTCCTGATAAAAAAGAATAA
- a CDS encoding response regulator: MSSLKILIIEDNAGDVRLIQEMLRESNAFQFELETADRLSAGLKLLEKKRFDIVLLDLGLPDSQGTNTIIRAVERFPRIPVVVLTGLSDEAAGVESISKGAQDYLVKGNLNCSILARCIRHAIGRKQIEEEKENLIKELNSAKHELEQKANELARSNTELERFAFAAAHDLKEPVIVIESFIRRLQRTHGEKLDDKANELIKYVIDGTTRMQTLISDLLAYARIGSKESDLRIVDSGSIIKQAISNLQVTIEKSGALITYDCLPTITADQAQLVQLFQNLIGNAIKFCNDNSPHIHISAEQKENEWIFSVSDNGIGIAPDDVDRIFEIFQRLHSTSKYPGTGIGLAICKKIAERHGGRIWVEAEMGKGSIFYFTIRSVGA; the protein is encoded by the coding sequence ATGTCATCTCTAAAGATTCTTATTATAGAAGACAACGCCGGAGATGTGAGGCTTATTCAGGAAATGTTACGGGAGTCTAATGCTTTTCAATTTGAACTGGAAACAGCAGACAGGCTTTCAGCAGGTCTTAAACTTCTTGAAAAAAAAAGATTCGACATTGTGCTTTTAGACCTCGGCCTTCCCGACAGCCAGGGGACGAATACTATTATAAGAGCTGTAGAAAGATTCCCCAGGATTCCTGTTGTGGTTCTTACCGGATTATCTGACGAAGCTGCAGGGGTTGAATCCATCTCAAAGGGAGCGCAGGACTACCTTGTAAAAGGGAATTTGAATTGCAGCATTCTTGCGCGCTGTATACGCCATGCCATAGGGCGTAAACAGATAGAAGAAGAAAAGGAAAACCTTATTAAAGAATTAAACTCTGCCAAACACGAACTGGAACAAAAGGCAAACGAGCTTGCACGTTCAAATACTGAACTGGAAAGATTTGCTTTTGCCGCAGCCCATGACCTGAAAGAACCGGTAATAGTAATTGAAAGCTTCATACGCCGTTTACAGCGCACTCATGGTGAAAAACTCGATGATAAAGCAAACGAACTTATAAAATATGTCATAGACGGAACAACAAGAATGCAGACACTTATAAGCGATCTTCTCGCTTATGCACGCATAGGTTCAAAGGAGTCAGATTTAAGAATCGTGGATTCAGGATCCATTATCAAACAGGCAATATCAAATCTTCAGGTCACAATTGAAAAAAGCGGAGCTTTGATAACATACGATTGCCTGCCGACAATTACAGCAGACCAGGCCCAGCTTGTTCAATTGTTCCAGAACCTCATTGGCAATGCCATTAAATTTTGTAATGATAATTCCCCGCATATTCACATCTCTGCTGAACAGAAAGAGAACGAGTGGATATTCTCAGTAAGCGACAATGGCATAGGAATAGCACCGGATGATGTTGACCGGATATTCGAGATATTTCAGCGCCTCCACAGCACATCCAAATATCCGGGCACAGGGATAGGGCTTGCAATATGCAAAAAGATTGCAGAACGTCATGGCGGCAGGATCTGGGTTGAAGCAGAGATGGGGAAAGGCTCTATTTTTTATTTTACTATCAGGTCTGTTGGGGCTTAA